The following are encoded in a window of Candida dubliniensis CD36 chromosome 4, complete sequence genomic DNA:
- a CDS encoding myosin, putative (Similar to S. cerevisiae MYO5) encodes MAIVKRGGRTKTKQQQVPAKSSGGASGGGGIKKAEFDITKKKEVGVSDLTLLSKITDEAINENLHKRFMNDTIYTYIGHVLISVNPFRDLGIYTLENLNKYKGRNRLEVPPHVFAIAESMYYNLKSYGENQCVIISGESGAGKTEAAKQIMQYIANVSVDQDNIEISKIKNMVLATNPLLESFGCAKTLRNNNSSRHGKYLEIKFNENNYQPIAAHITNYLLEKQRVVSQITNERNFHIFYQFTKNCPPQYQQMFGIQSPETYVYTSAAKCINVDGIDDAQDFQDTLNAMKIIGLTQQEQDNIFRMLAVILWIGNISFIEDENGNATIRDDSVTNFVAYLLDVNSEILKKAIIERTIETSHGMRRGSTYHSPLNIVQATAVRDALAKGIYNNLFEWIVERVNVSLSSHQQQSCKTIGILDIYGFEIFEHNSFEQICINYVNEKLQQIFIQLTLKAEQDEYVQEQIKWTPIDYFNNKVVCDLIEATRPQPGLFAALNDSIKTAHADSEAADQVFAQRLSMVGASNRHFEDRRGKFIIKHYAGDVTYDVAGMTDKNKDAMLRDLLELVSTSKNTFINQILFPPDLLSILTDSRKKPETASDKIKKSANILVDTLSQCTPSYIRTIKPNQTKKPHDYDNQQVLHQIKYLGLKENVRIRRAGFAYRSTFERFVQRFYLLSSTTGYAGDYIWRGDDISAVKEILKSCHIPSSEYQLGTTKVFIKTPETLFALEDMRDKYWHNMAARIQRAWRRYVKRKEDAAKTIQNAWRIKKHGNQFEQFRDYGNDLLQGRKERRRMSMLGSRAFMGDYLGCNYKSGGYGRFIINQVGINESVIFSSKGEILLSKFGRSSKRLPRIFIVTKTSIYIIAEVLMEKRLQLQKEFIIPINNINYLGLSTFQDNWIAISLHSPTPIIPDVFINLDFKTELMAQLKKLNPGIIIKIGPTIEYQKKPGKFHTVKFIIGSGPEIPINGDHYKSGTVSVKQGLPASSKNPKRPRGVSSKVDYSKYYNRGAARKTTTTTTTTAAAAAVATPTYNHPTPIVNSGYSAPQPAYPIPQQQQQQQQYQPQPQQQQHQTPYPIQSTIPSVNHNQPQQPQRKAPPPAPSLQVSAAQAAIGKSPTQQRQTPAHNPIASPNRPTTTTTTTSHTGKPVKKIAPAPPMKKTAPPPPPPPPPTLVKPKFPTYKAMFDYDGSVAGSIPLVKDTIYYVTQINGKWGLVKTMDETKEGWSPIDYLKECSPNEVQKTVPPPAPPASTFTGGNVISTNTNTSSSTNTTSSHTTNTTSNGSLGNGLADALKAKKQEETSLAGSLADALKKRQGVTRDSDDEEAEEDDDDDDW; translated from the coding sequence ATGGCTATTGTGAAAAGAGGTGGACGTACCAAgacaaaacaacaacaagtacCTGCCAAATCTTCAGGTGGAGcaagtggtggtggtggcatCAAGAAAGCTGAATTTGATATcaccaaaaagaaagaagtgGGTGTATCTGATTTAACTCttttatcaaaaatcaCTGATGAAGCaatcaatgaaaatttaCATAAAAGATTTATGAATGATACTATTTATACTTATATTGGTCATGTGTTAATTTCTGTTAATCCATTTCGGGATTTAGGAATATACACTTtagaaaatttaaataaatataaaggAAGAAATAGATTAGAAGTACCACCTCATGTATTTGCTATTGCCGAATCCATGtattataatttgaaatcataTGGTGAAAATCAATGTGTCATTATATCAGGGGAATCAGGAGCTGGTAAAACTGAAGCagcaaaacaaataatgcAATATATTGCTAATGTTTCTGTAGATCaagataatattgaaatatccaaaattaaaaatatggTATTAGCCACAAATCCACTTTTAGAATCATTTGGTTGTGCTAAAACAttaagaaataataattctagTAGACATGGGAAATATcttgaaattaaatttaatgaaaataattatcaacCAATTGCTGCTCATATTaccaattatttattagaaaaacaaagagtTGTTTCTCAAATCACTAATGAACGTAATTTCCatatattttatcaattcacCAAAAATTGTCCTCcacaatatcaacaaatgTTTGGTATTCAAAGTCCAGAAACTTATGTTTATACTTCTGCAGCTAAATGTATTAATGTTGATGGAATTGATGATGCTCAAGATTTCCAAGACACTCTTAATGCCATGAAAATCATTGGATTAacacaacaagaacaagataATATATTTAGAATGTTGGCGGTGATTTTATGGATAGGTAATATCTCAtttattgaagatgaaaatggTAATGCTACTATTCGTGATGATTCAGTAACAAATTTTGTTGCCTATCTTTTGGATGTTAATTCagaaattttaaaaaaagccattattgaaagaacTATTGAAACAAGTCATGGAATGAGACGAGGTTCAACTTATCATTCACCATTAAATATTGTACAAGCTACAGCTGTACGTGATGCACTTGCTAAAGGGatttataataatcttTTTGAATGGATTGTAGAAAGAGTTAATGTTTCTTTATCAagtcatcaacaacaatcatgTAAAACAATTGGTATTTTAGATATTTatggatttgaaatttttgaacATAATTCTTTTGAACAAATTTGTATCAATTatgttaatgaaaaattacaacaaatttttattcaattaacATTGAAAGCTGAACAAGATGAATATGTTCAAgaacaaatcaaatggactccaattgattatttcaataataaagtaGTGtgtgatttaattgaagcCACTAGACCTCAACCAGGATTATTTGCTGCTCTAAATGATTCCATTAAAACTGCTCATGCTGATTCAGAAGCTGCTGATCAAGTATTTGCTCAAAGATTAAGTATGGTGGGAGCTAGTAATCGTCATTTTGAAGATCGTAGAGgtaaattcattattaaacaTTATGCTGGTGATGTAACTTATGATGTTGCTGGTATGActgataaaaataaagatgCCATGTTACGAGATTTATTAGAATTGGTATCAACTTCTAAAAATacatttattaatcaaatattattcCCACCAGATTTATTATCGATATTGACtgattcaagaaaaaaaccaGAAACTGCATCggataaaatcaaaaaaagtGCTAATATTTTGGTAGATACTTTATCTCAATGTACTCCATCTTATATTAGAACCAttaaaccaaatcaaaCGAAAAAACCTCATGATTATGATAATCAACAAGTATTACatcaaattaaatatttgggtttaaaagaaaatgtcCGTATTAGACGTGCAGGTTTTGCTTATCGTTCCACTTTTGAACGATTTGTTCAAcgattttatttattatcatcaacaacaggATATGCTGGTGATTATATTTGGCGAGGAGATGATATTTCTGCTGTTAAAgagattttgaaatcttGTCATATTCCATCATCAGAATATCAATTAGGTACAACTAAAGTATTTATCAAGACTCCAGAAACTTTATTTGCTTTAGAAGATATGAGAGATAAATATTGGCATAATATGGCAGCAAGAATTCAACGAGCTTGGAGACGTTAtgttaaaagaaaagaagatgCTGCTAAAACTATACAAAATGCTTGGAGAATTAAAAAACATGGTAAtcaatttgaacaattcCGTGATTAtggtaatgatttattacaaGGTAGAAAAGAACGTCGTCGTATGTCAATGTTAGGATCACGAGCATTTATGGGTGATTATTTAGGATGTAATTATAAAAGTGGTGGTTATGgtagatttattattaatcaagTTGGAATTAATGAATCAGTGATATTTTCTTCCAAGGGGGAAATTTTACTTTCTAAATTTGGTCGTTCTTCTAAAAGATTACCAagaatttttattgttacgaaaacttcaatttatataattgcCGAAGTATTAATGGAGAAAAGAttacaattacaaaaagaatttattatcccaataaataatataaattatcttGGATTATCTACATTCCAAGATAATTGGATTGCTATATCATTACATTCTCCAACACCAATTATACCTGAtgtatttattaatttagaTTTTAAAACTGAATTAATGgcacaattgaaaaaattgaatccaGGTATCATCATAAAAATTGGACCTACAAttgaatatcaaaaaaaaccGGGGAAATTTCATACtgtcaaatttattattggatCAGGTCCAGAAATCCCTATTAATGGTGATCATTATAAATCAGGTACTGTTAGTGTCAAACAAGGGTTGCCTGCTAGTAGTAAAAATCCTAAAAGACCAAGAGGTGTTTCTAGTAAAGTTGATTACAGTAAATATTATAATCGAGGAGCAGCAAGAaaaactactactactactactactactgctgctgctgctgctgttgccACACCAACTTATAACCATCCAACGCCAATTGTTAATTCAGGTTATCTGGCTCCCCAACCAGCATATCCAATAccacagcaacaacagcaacaacagcaatacCAGCCACAAccacagcaacaacaacatcaaacACCGTATCCTATTCAATCAACAATCCCATCTGTTAACCATAATCAACCCCAACAACCTCAAAGAAaagcaccaccaccagctCCAAGTTTACAAGTTTCCGCTGCACAAGCTGCAATTGGGAAATCACCAACGCAACAAAGACAAACACCAGCTCATAACCCAATTGCTTCTCCAAATAGACCTACCACCACAACTACCACCACTAGTCACACTGGTAAACCGGTTAAGAAAATAGCACCTGCTCCTCCAATGAAAAAGACTgctcctcctcctccaccaccaccaccacctacATTAGTAAAACCTAAATTCCCAACTTATAAAGCTATGTTTGATTATGATGGATCAGTTGCTGGTTCTATCCCTCTTGTTAAAGatacaatttattatgTTACCCAAATCAATGGGAAATGGGGGTTGGTTAAAACTATGGATGAAACTAAAGAAGGATGGTCCCccattgattatttaaagGAATGTTCACCAAATGAGGTTCAAAAAACTGTTCCACCACCAGCACCACCAGCATCCACATTCACGGGAGGTAATGTAATTAGTACTAATACTAAtactagtagtagtacAAATACTACTAGTTCTCATACAACAAATACAACTCTGAATGGTTCATTAGGAAATGGATTAGCTGATGCATTAAAGGCCAAAAAGCAAGAAGAAACTTCATTAGCAGGATCATTAGCTGATGCTTTGAAAAAGAGACAAGGTGTTACTAGAGatagtgatgatgaagaagcagaagaagacgatgatgatgatgattggTAA